One genomic window of Deltaproteobacteria bacterium includes the following:
- a CDS encoding response regulator: protein MTDNILIVEDSATMRAFISSAIESVGDYDIYEAPTGFEALKLLPQVRFQLVVTDINMPDINGLELINFIRKNEQYKDIPLIIISTEGTENDRKKGIGLGANEYLVKPFKPEALQKFIKRYIG from the coding sequence ATGACAGACAATATCCTTATTGTAGAGGATTCCGCTACCATGCGTGCATTTATTTCCTCCGCTATAGAAAGTGTTGGTGACTATGATATCTATGAAGCTCCAACTGGTTTTGAAGCTCTAAAACTGCTGCCGCAGGTAAGATTTCAACTAGTCGTAACGGATATAAATATGCCTGACATAAATGGGCTTGAACTCATAAATTTTATAAGAAAAAATGAGCAGTATAAAGATATACCTCTAATCATTATCTCTACAGAGGGAACAGAGAATGACAGGAAAAAAGGTATCGGGCTTGGTGCAAACGAATACCTTGTTAAACCCTTTAAGCCTGAGGCGCTTCAAAAGTTTATAAAAAGGTATATAGGATAG
- a CDS encoding response regulator, which translates to MSLIGSLEDLALGDILQIVSLSRRSGILYLTKKGEEGKLVFSDGQLISASISSNPNNILGLLKNKGILTEQLEKKMYDRIRVEEIEDPRSLLINSNVIDKEGIDEFIKSYVTSIIFNFFEWKEGNFNFELSEASDRNVLINAYECYLSVPINPQYVAMEAVRQIDEQKRAESTPISVTEEMEPKLMEMEEIIILDPNTESQSFFKESLESRGLKITVMDDLRTLYNYLESIHDSPRFPLIVTELAIPKTKGEGMLGGLELLNWTIEKKLKIPIILLSSVNNEEVLKEAKMLGVYAYLKKPKKFSRSLNEIDTYMDIVEKISTLMRQYHEAGFTFKPVWKEVVTTKQEIKEEDDAGHKLIQDITEELTNEFVNETDLLPEGPILKTESSPGLLTLKSMIDELMHPNFTGEVTLLTMRFASELLNRGVLFLVKKNNVKGLGQFGLESFFKNPNMVIKKMEIKIDDDLILGRVMQYKRPIKAEPQHTEANKRFIDQLGGVWPIECYVIPLLTANRVAAIFYGDNVPFKKPIGDMTAFEIFMNQASVVMEKSYLERMLKERK; encoded by the coding sequence ATGAGTTTAATAGGTAGCCTTGAGGATTTAGCTCTTGGTGATATACTACAGATAGTAAGCCTTAGCAGGCGGTCTGGAATTCTTTATCTTACGAAGAAGGGTGAAGAAGGTAAACTTGTATTTTCTGATGGTCAGCTCATATCCGCATCAATATCATCCAATCCTAATAATATATTGGGATTACTTAAAAATAAAGGTATCCTTACAGAACAACTGGAAAAAAAGATGTACGATCGTATCAGGGTTGAAGAGATCGAGGATCCGAGATCTCTTTTGATAAACTCAAATGTTATTGATAAAGAGGGCATTGATGAATTTATAAAATCGTATGTGACATCAATCATATTTAACTTTTTTGAATGGAAAGAGGGAAATTTCAACTTTGAACTGAGTGAAGCGAGTGACAGGAATGTTTTGATAAATGCGTATGAGTGTTATTTATCTGTTCCTATTAATCCTCAGTACGTGGCAATGGAAGCTGTGCGCCAAATCGATGAACAAAAAAGAGCCGAGAGTACGCCGATTTCTGTTACAGAAGAAATGGAACCGAAGTTAATGGAGATGGAAGAGATTATTATTCTTGATCCCAATACAGAATCACAGTCATTTTTTAAAGAAAGCCTTGAGTCAAGAGGACTGAAAATAACTGTTATGGATGATCTGAGGACGCTTTATAACTATCTTGAATCTATACATGATTCACCAAGGTTTCCTTTAATCGTTACCGAACTTGCCATACCAAAAACTAAAGGTGAGGGTATGCTTGGCGGTCTGGAACTTCTTAATTGGACAATAGAAAAAAAACTAAAGATACCGATTATACTTTTGAGCAGTGTAAACAATGAAGAAGTTTTAAAAGAGGCCAAGATGCTTGGTGTGTACGCATATTTAAAAAAGCCGAAGAAATTCTCAAGATCTTTGAATGAAATTGATACCTATATGGATATAGTTGAAAAGATTTCAACCCTTATGAGGCAGTATCATGAGGCAGGTTTTACATTTAAACCTGTGTGGAAGGAAGTGGTAACAACAAAACAGGAAATAAAAGAAGAAGATGATGCAGGACACAAACTTATACAGGATATAACAGAGGAATTAACGAATGAGTTTGTTAATGAAACAGACCTTTTACCGGAAGGCCCCATACTTAAAACCGAATCAAGTCCCGGATTGCTTACTTTGAAATCAATGATTGATGAACTTATGCATCCAAATTTTACAGGCGAGGTAACACTGCTTACAATGAGGTTTGCAAGTGAACTCCTCAACAGAGGCGTCTTATTTCTTGTCAAAAAGAACAATGTAAAAGGGCTCGGACAATTCGGGCTTGAGTCTTTTTTTAAAAATCCCAATATGGTTATAAAAAAAATGGAGATCAAAATAGATGATGATTTAATACTGGGCAGGGTAATGCAATACAAAAGGCCCATCAAAGCAGAGCCGCAGCATACAGAAGCCAATAAGCGATTTATAGATCAGCTTGGCGGCGTCTGGCCTATCGAATGCTATGTTATACCACTCTTAACGGCAAATAGAGTTGCAGCCATATTCTACGGTGATAATGTCCCCTTTAAAAAGCCAATCGGCGATATGACAGCCTTTGAGATATTTATGAATCAGGCAAGTGTGGTTATGGAAAAGTCTTATCTTGAAAGAATGCTAAAGGAGCGAAAGTAA
- the pfkA gene encoding 6-phosphofructokinase, with protein sequence MRIGIITSGGDSPGMNAALRASVRTGLSYGFEMIGIHRGFSGLLQEAFQTLDSKSVSGILQFGGTILQTARSKEFYEEQGRLRAVEIITKNNIDALVIIGGNGSLTGALKLDELGIATVGIPASIDNDMYGTDMAIGVDTALNTIIQVIDKIKDTASSHERAFIIEVMGRESGYLATMSAIASGAEIVIVPEVPYDIKDISVRLKKRYDEQRSNSIIIVAEGAVSAFQIEKELKDEIGFEIRVTVLGHIQRGGSPSIFDRLIASRFGYHSINFLKQGGKGKMVGLVKDEITFTPYKDVISKQIPFNAELIHIMELLGT encoded by the coding sequence ATGCGTATAGGTATTATTACAAGCGGAGGTGATTCACCGGGAATGAACGCGGCTTTAAGGGCATCCGTTAGAACAGGATTATCTTATGGATTTGAAATGATAGGCATACATAGAGGTTTCTCCGGTTTATTACAGGAGGCTTTCCAAACTCTCGATTCTAAATCCGTAAGCGGCATACTTCAGTTTGGCGGGACAATTCTTCAAACGGCGAGATCTAAAGAGTTTTATGAGGAACAAGGCAGGCTCAGGGCTGTGGAGATCATAACAAAAAATAATATAGATGCATTGGTTATTATAGGAGGAAACGGCTCATTAACCGGCGCTTTAAAATTGGATGAGCTTGGCATCGCAACGGTTGGTATACCTGCATCTATTGATAATGATATGTATGGTACGGATATGGCAATAGGTGTCGATACGGCACTCAACACAATAATACAAGTTATAGATAAAATAAAGGACACAGCCTCATCGCATGAAAGGGCTTTTATCATAGAGGTAATGGGGAGAGAATCCGGGTATCTTGCAACAATGTCGGCAATAGCAAGCGGTGCTGAGATTGTTATCGTTCCTGAGGTTCCTTATGACATAAAGGATATCTCCGTAAGACTTAAAAAACGTTACGATGAGCAACGTTCGAATAGCATAATCATTGTCGCCGAGGGTGCTGTAAGCGCTTTTCAGATCGAAAAAGAATTAAAAGATGAAATCGGATTTGAAATAAGAGTAACCGTACTCGGGCATATCCAGAGAGGAGGCTCTCCCTCCATATTTGATCGTTTGATTGCATCGCGTTTCGGATATCATTCTATAAATTTTTTAAAACAAGGCGGGAAAGGTAAAATGGTTGGGCTCGTGAAAGACGAGATTACCTTTACACCTTATAAAGATGTGATCTCAAAACAAATTCCGTTTAATGCAGAATTAATTCATATCATGGAACTGCTTGGTACATAA
- a CDS encoding carboxypeptidase regulatory-like domain-containing protein, producing the protein MKLKGLFFLASILISISITGCKGSTGAAGSAGPAGKAGLSTGTIAGVVVDSSSSKAVSNATVALIPAVLPTTTTDSQGKFSFPNIPVGPYQVVVSAKGYAQYTSGYFAVAAGSTVTVSVSLALAPLSLQPSLITWPSNYYMDAYDVGLYNVGYNAAVNISANVTDQNYPASALSYTWTVIPYPQYGGVETQIPGATTASITFTTDPMMSQVNGITPDQGRDSIISIGPTQVGLYRLTLYVTNPAGVQAVSEIMVRAASKTAGIENVGIGTPVYLSFTSTTPSISIISKPAGSNAVVTNVAASPYTVVTFTPDVAGLYTIKETTTGIYFTIAAGTWMGAIDGSGGYSNSSCSACHNGTITGNFAPWFQTQHASMFTRGIEGLIGDGTVGPSGYEPADIPPYDSSPIPLTTNEVCLSCHTVGYDQAPLANNDGFDDVMKTLGWAFPDTLQLSNWTNMLSNYAGLAALSNIQCENCHGPSNSQAHHSTNQAYDLQARVGWDAGVCSQCHDSNGPDWAISPHANLDLSLSEATIQGMGSNAAHCGRCHSAQGFNAYIDQVSSGVNNGMQNLVGLNLTQLAALGLTVSQVQPQTCQACHDPHNAANPDQLRVYGNTFTLAAGFTADSVGAGAICMECHNTRNGLRNDSVPVADYSAPHTPSQADILMGQSSYFTGITGTTTIYVSKHANIADTCVTCHMVYNPNNPGGAPSSHVWTINPQDQGTICQNCHGSGVTGYGLQTEVQGLLNQLETNLSNTVIAAINFSASSGYTIWASNTKTIATPVTAAAFSEVHGQQGYQLWDSSNATFTLAMGSITATTGSAPGPVFWINSAANPLTTTVLEAGWNYALVNSDGSLGIHNPTYILTILNDTLQKLP; encoded by the coding sequence ATGAAATTAAAAGGTTTGTTCTTTTTAGCAAGCATCCTGATATCTATAAGTATTACAGGATGTAAAGGTTCAACAGGTGCCGCAGGGTCTGCCGGACCTGCGGGTAAGGCAGGATTAAGCACAGGAACCATAGCTGGAGTTGTCGTTGATAGTTCAAGCAGCAAGGCTGTTTCAAATGCTACAGTAGCATTGATTCCTGCAGTTCTTCCAACAACTACTACCGATTCGCAGGGTAAATTCAGTTTTCCTAACATACCAGTGGGTCCGTATCAGGTGGTGGTCAGTGCAAAAGGATATGCACAGTATACTTCAGGGTACTTTGCAGTAGCGGCAGGCTCAACGGTTACGGTATCAGTATCATTAGCTTTGGCCCCATTGAGTTTGCAGCCTTCTTTGATTACGTGGCCATCTAATTATTATATGGATGCTTATGATGTCGGGCTTTACAATGTAGGATATAATGCAGCTGTTAATATATCTGCAAATGTAACAGATCAGAATTATCCAGCGTCAGCACTCTCTTATACATGGACAGTTATTCCGTACCCTCAGTATGGGGGGGTTGAAACTCAGATACCGGGAGCAACAACAGCATCAATTACTTTTACGACGGATCCAATGATGTCTCAGGTTAATGGTATAACACCCGATCAGGGCAGAGACAGCATTATATCAATAGGACCAACGCAAGTAGGTTTATACAGACTTACACTTTATGTGACAAATCCTGCCGGCGTTCAAGCGGTATCGGAAATAATGGTAAGAGCCGCGAGTAAAACAGCGGGTATAGAAAATGTGGGTATCGGAACTCCCGTGTACCTTAGTTTTACATCAACCACACCGTCAATATCAATTATATCAAAACCAGCAGGCTCTAATGCTGTTGTAACAAATGTAGCAGCAAGCCCATACACAGTTGTAACATTTACTCCTGATGTAGCGGGTTTATATACAATAAAAGAAACGACTACGGGTATTTATTTCACAATTGCAGCAGGAACATGGATGGGAGCTATTGATGGTTCCGGCGGGTATTCAAATTCAAGCTGCAGCGCATGTCATAACGGCACTATTACAGGTAATTTTGCACCATGGTTTCAGACTCAACATGCGAGTATGTTTACAAGAGGTATTGAGGGATTAATCGGAGACGGCACTGTTGGTCCTTCTGGATATGAACCGGCAGATATCCCGCCCTATGACTCCTCTCCAATACCTTTAACTACTAATGAGGTGTGTTTGAGCTGTCATACTGTTGGTTATGATCAGGCGCCGCTCGCGAATAACGATGGGTTTGACGATGTGATGAAAACCCTTGGGTGGGCATTTCCGGACACTCTTCAATTATCAAACTGGACAAATATGCTTTCAAATTATGCAGGGCTTGCAGCACTTTCCAATATACAATGTGAGAATTGCCACGGCCCAAGTAACTCACAAGCACATCACAGTACCAACCAGGCTTATGATTTACAGGCAAGGGTTGGATGGGATGCAGGGGTATGCAGTCAGTGCCATGATTCAAATGGCCCTGACTGGGCAATATCACCTCATGCGAATCTTGACTTATCACTTTCAGAGGCAACAATCCAGGGAATGGGTTCAAATGCGGCACACTGTGGAAGATGTCACTCTGCACAGGGATTTAATGCATATATTGACCAGGTTTCTTCTGGCGTAAACAATGGCATGCAAAACCTCGTTGGTCTTAATCTTACCCAGCTTGCAGCTTTAGGGCTTACAGTATCGCAGGTTCAACCTCAAACATGCCAGGCATGTCATGATCCCCATAATGCCGCCAACCCTGATCAGCTAAGAGTTTACGGCAACACATTTACACTTGCAGCAGGGTTTACTGCGGACTCGGTAGGTGCGGGTGCAATTTGTATGGAGTGTCATAATACAAGAAATGGATTAAGGAATGACTCTGTTCCAGTAGCTGATTACTCTGCGCCTCATACACCTTCGCAGGCAGACATACTGATGGGCCAAAGCTCATACTTTACAGGTATTACAGGCACAACCACGATATATGTGTCAAAGCACGCAAACATTGCAGATACATGCGTAACATGTCACATGGTCTATAATCCAAACAATCCAGGAGGTGCGCCTTCATCACATGTATGGACAATCAATCCACAGGACCAGGGCACGATCTGTCAGAACTGTCATGGATCGGGTGTTACAGGCTACGGCTTACAAACAGAGGTTCAGGGTTTACTGAATCAGCTTGAAACGAACCTTTCTAATACTGTAATCGCTGCAATCAACTTTTCAGCTTCATCAGGTTATACAATATGGGCCTCAAACACCAAGACAATCGCAACTCCTGTAACGGCAGCGGCATTCTCGGAGGTGCACGGACAGCAGGGCTACCAGTTGTGGGATTCCTCTAACGCAACATTCACACTTGCGATGGGTTCTATAACAGCAACAACAGGTTCTGCCCCGGGTCCTGTATTCTGGATCAATAGTGCAGCAAATCCTCTAACCACGACGGTTTTGGAAGCAGGCTGGAACTACGCACTTGTTAATAGCGACGGCAGTCTTGGCATACACAACCCAACCTATATACTGACGATACTTAATGATACATTACAGAAATTACCTTAA